The following are encoded in a window of Heterodontus francisci isolate sHetFra1 unplaced genomic scaffold, sHetFra1.hap1 HAP1_SCAFFOLD_70_2, whole genome shotgun sequence genomic DNA:
- the LOC137362323 gene encoding probable G-protein coupled receptor 139: LTIGILTQRKCGLSKCVTRYLLAMSAADLLVIILDLILRHIPIVYWKQFQFLRSIPVCNIHAVLLYTATDCSVWFTVTFTFDRFVAICCQKLKCKYCSEKTAAVALGTVTVLSCLKNTFWYFMLSDWYWLGNLPWFCSVTGDVQMSRVWVSIEFLHHILTPGLPFVVILLLNALTVRHIFVSSRARRRLRAHSTGETRRDAQMESRRKSIILLLVISANFILLWAALMVLSIWTRMWNLTLVSVSARPPRILQELGFMLQLLSCCTNTAIYAVTQTQFREQLKNVLKYPFTQLLN, from the coding sequence ctgacgattgggatcctgactcagaggaagtgcggtctctccaaatgtgtcactcgctacctattggccatgtcagcggcggatctattggtcattatcctggacctgatattgagacacattcccattgtttattggaaacagtttcagttcctgcggtccatccccgtgtgtaatatccacgccgtcctgctttacacagccacagactgttctgtctggttcaccgtcactttcacctttgatcgatttgtagctatttgttgccagaagctgaaatgtaaatattgcagcgagaaaacggctgctgtggctctgggaacagtgactgtgctgagctgtttaaagaacaccttctggtattttatgttatcaGATTGGTATTGGCTGGGGAACCTCCCCTGGTTTTGTTCTGTAACAGGGGATGTTCAGATGTCTCGTGTCTGGGTATCAATCGAATtcctccatcacattctaaccccggggctcccatttgtggtgattctgctgctcaatgctctcaccgtcagacacatcttTGTGAGCAGCAgagcacgcaggagactccgggctcacagcactgGGGAGACTCGCCGAGACGcacagatggagagccgaaggaaatccatcattttactgctagttatctcggccaatttcattcTTTTGTGGGCAGCGTTAATGGTGCTTTCCATATGGACACGGATGTGGAATTTGACGTTGGTGTCTGTGTCTGCACGTCCACCTCGTATTCTGCAGGAATTGGGCtttatgctgcagctcctgagttgctgcacaaacactgcgatttatgccgtgacccagactcagttcagagagcagttgaagaatgtgctgaaatatccctttacccaGTTGTTGAACTAA